Within the Catalinimonas niigatensis genome, the region ATTTATAGAGGATGATGGAACTTCCATTTCTTTACCTCCTATGAGTTTTGATGGGGTAATCAGCAGTGCCGTATTGCATTTTGCCGACGACCACACTCACTTTCATAAAATGTTTGCTGAACTTGTTCGGGTACTCCGGCCTGGAGGTCTTCTCTTCATTCGTACGGCCATGCTTGCCGGTATAGAGCAGGAAGCGATAGCTTTAGAATCTACTGGTCGATATTACTTACCCGATGGCAGTGAGCGTTATCTGCTTAGCTCCGATAGTTTGGAAAAATTGTGCCTTCATCATGGCATAAAGTTGCTGGAGCCATTGAAATATGTAGTAGTACAAGATGCGAGGAGTATGGGAAGCATGCTGCTACAAAAGTACCCGCTGTAGCAGTTTATGCCTATTGAAACAAACTTTCCTACGCCGGGTTATGCTTTTGCTATGCATCATGTCTTAAAAGCCTTTACTCTGGTGTTACCTTTTATGATTGCTGCCTGCGAGGGGGGCAAACGAAAAGAGATCAGTGAAGAAGAAGCAAAATTTACTACTTCTGATGCTTCTGAGATTTTTTTCAGAAACGTGAGGTCTATTTATTACGAAAAGACAGTGATGGATGAAGCCAAACTGGATGTCTACCGTCTTAAAGAACGACTCCAGGCTGACGGCTATCCTTTACTCAATTTATCTATCGTAGTCAACTGGCGCTATGACGAAGCTTATGTGCTCACTGAGCCTAATGACTTTTTGCAACAGATGGATACGATCAAGATTATGTGGCGGGATACCACACAAAATGATAGTGGGGTTTTTAAGTTTTCTAAGGGGAACAAAGATGATCATTTTCGTCTGGCTACACAGCTATATCGCAGCATACAAGCGCAGCGAAAATTATATGTGTTACATGATCATCAGGAATTACCATTTATGCAACGCAGAGATGCCCGTGAGGCCTTTCGGAAAACGATGGTAGATTACTTCCGATTGGTAGATTTATTATAGCCTTTGGTATAATAGTATGCACTAAGTCTGGGTAGCTCGGGTTAAATGTCTATAGCAAGGCCTAAATTGTAAGCCTATCTGATATTATCTGCTTCTTTTTAGAACTATGACAATAAATTTGGGTTTCACAGTTGCATACACAATATTTTACTGCCTCATTTAGCCTTTATTTAATGTTATATTATAAAGATTATCAGTTAGGAAAAGATAAGGAGTGGGTGGTCTTTGTACACGGAGCAGGAGGAAGCTCTTCTATTTGGTATCGTCAGATCCGACGCTTTCGCAAGTCTTTCAATGTACTGTTGGTAGATCTGCGAGGACATGGCCGTTCTAAAGATCTGCTGGAGAGCTACGTTAAGGATAACTATACTTTTAATGATGTAACATCTGACTTACTGGAAGTCATCCGGCATTTGAATATCAGGAAAGCGCATTACATTGGAATCTCTATGGGTACCATCATCATTCGTACTTTGGGAGAGATGGCTCCACAACATATGAAGTCCATGATCCTGTGCGGTGCCATTACCCGACTCAACATACGCTCACGTCTCCTGGTATTTCTGGGACATAGCGTAAAACGTTTTGTGCCTTATATGTGGTTGTATCGCTTATTCGCCTGGGTAATCATGCCTAACCCCCGGGATATCATGTCCCGGAACCTTTTTATTGGGGAGGCAAAAAAACTATATAAAAAAGAGTTTCTAAGATGGTTTCGCCTCACCAATGAGGTAAACCCTCTTCTAAAATATTTTAAGGAGAAAGAAATCGCTGTGCCTACACTTTATATCATGGGAGATGGAGATTATATGTTTTTGCCTCCGGTCAGAAAAATTGTTCAGGAGCATGAGCATGCTATTTTGCAGGTGATAGAAGATTGCGGACATGTCTGTAATATTGAAAAGCCAGCACTTTTCAATAAACTTGCGATTCGCTTTATTCAATATGGTTACATATAAATCAACAGTGTTATGTTGGAAACAGTACTTGCGTGTGCTGCTTCTTTGAGACTGATTTGCGCATGAAAGCATCAGAATATAAGGAGAATATGAACAGATTAACTAACCTCTTTTAATATCCGTTTTGCAATGTGAACAGAGCCTGCTTTTTACTTCAACTACGTGAAGTAAAAAGCTGAATAAGAAATTTTAATTGTACCCTATTAATATGACCAATTGAATAAGAAATCAATTTATCTCATGAAACAAAAATATTTCTTGATGTCAGGAAAGATCAACATTTACATACTGCTGATGGCTGCCAGTTTATTCCACGCCTGTGCGGTAGAAGAGGAAAAAAAGAATAGACCAAGCCAGGCGGCTATGGCGGATGCTGCGTTATCTGTAGAAGGAATGATCTTGAAAGCTTCAGCCATTGACGATAAAATCTACTCTACCGGCACATTGTTACCCAATGAAGAAGTGGAACTTAGGCCCGAAACTTCCGGACGTATTGTAGGAATCTACTTTGAAGAAGGAAGCCGGGTTTCCAAAGGGCAACTGCTTGCCAAGATTGATAACAGCGAACTGAACGCACAGCTCAACAAACTGAAAGTACAAAGAAAGCTTGCCCAGAGCGAAGAGGCCCGCCAGCAAAAACTCCTTGACATAGAAGCCATCAGCCAGGGAGAATATGATGTTACACTCAATCAGTTGAATACTTTAGAAGCTGAAATTGACCTGATAGAAACGCAAATCAGTAAAACAAATATTACCTCCCCTTTCAGTGGCATTGTAAGTCTTAGAAATGTAAGCGAAGGCGGTTACGTATCACCTTCTACGCTCATTGCTTCCATGCAGCAGATTGACCCGATCAAAGTTGAATTTTCTGTGCCCGAAAGATACATCAGCGATATCAAAGAAGGTACGGTAGTCAACTACGGCGTGACGAACACAAATGATACTTATCAGGCCAAAGTATATGCCATTGATTCTAAAATTGATGTCAATACCCGTACAGTAAGAGTAAGGGCGCGCAGCAGTAATCCTGAAAATAGCCTGAGGCCAGGCGCTTTTGCCCGAGTAGAGATTATCCTTAAATCTTTTGAAGACGCTATCCTGGTCCCCTCTGACGCCATTCTAACAGAGCTGGAAGGAGAAAAAGTATTTATCACCGAAAATGGCAAGGCTACTTCAAAA harbors:
- a CDS encoding class I SAM-dependent methyltransferase, whose protein sequence is MSPQDINRLLGNIDLYLLDHILKGRFTPDMRLLDVGCGEGRNLVYFIRQGYDVWGIDKNPAALQMLRLYGRSLHPDFDPEKFIEDDGTSISLPPMSFDGVISSAVLHFADDHTHFHKMFAELVRVLRPGGLLFIRTAMLAGIEQEAIALESTGRYYLPDGSERYLLSSDSLEKLCLHHGIKLLEPLKYVVVQDARSMGSMLLQKYPL
- a CDS encoding alpha/beta fold hydrolase, with translation MLYYKDYQLGKDKEWVVFVHGAGGSSSIWYRQIRRFRKSFNVLLVDLRGHGRSKDLLESYVKDNYTFNDVTSDLLEVIRHLNIRKAHYIGISMGTIIIRTLGEMAPQHMKSMILCGAITRLNIRSRLLVFLGHSVKRFVPYMWLYRLFAWVIMPNPRDIMSRNLFIGEAKKLYKKEFLRWFRLTNEVNPLLKYFKEKEIAVPTLYIMGDGDYMFLPPVRKIVQEHEHAILQVIEDCGHVCNIEKPALFNKLAIRFIQYGYI
- a CDS encoding efflux RND transporter periplasmic adaptor subunit, whose translation is MSGKINIYILLMAASLFHACAVEEEKKNRPSQAAMADAALSVEGMILKASAIDDKIYSTGTLLPNEEVELRPETSGRIVGIYFEEGSRVSKGQLLAKIDNSELNAQLNKLKVQRKLAQSEEARQQKLLDIEAISQGEYDVTLNQLNTLEAEIDLIETQISKTNITSPFSGIVSLRNVSEGGYVSPSTLIASMQQIDPIKVEFSVPERYISDIKEGTVVNYGVTNTNDTYQAKVYAIDSKIDVNTRTVRVRARSSNPENSLRPGAFARVEIILKSFEDAILVPSDAILTELEGEKVFITENGKATSKRVRTGIRNENMVQILEGLALKDTLVLTGLMSIQEGKPIEFKELRSPDMEVKVNEPNVAL